In Rosa rugosa chromosome 4, drRosRugo1.1, whole genome shotgun sequence, the genomic stretch CAGCAAGAATTTTTCTTGTAGCTGAGGATTTTTTCAATTACATAGTTTGGGCAGCAAGTTGTcacgaaaagaaaaaagactaGAAAAGAGATAAATCAGATAATGAACATGTACTCTTGTTATGAAAGCAGCAAAATGAAAATGGTGATATTGAAGAAAGTAGTACAAAATGGTAAGACCGCTACTAAACAAAGTAGAACAGAATCGTAATGGTAAGAACAAAGTTGCCCAACAGTGAGAGTGGTATCAGAATGAAAGTAGCACAAGTTTTATCCACAATACATCTGCTTAATCAATGATAACTACCAGGCaactgaaaatagaaaagatagattttttttttttttaagaaacaaATTTATTGAAAATATATGATTGTTATTGAAAATGGAAATTGTAGTTCTCCTTATAGTAGATGCTTGTAAACTGCTAGAGCTTACCTTGGTCTCCATCAAATAGTAATCTCGCCATAAGCTCAAATCTTGGTCATAAGTTTTAAGTGCAGATTCATATAATTTCCTGGCATTGACGAGGCTATCTTTGTCACTAATGGATGCAAGGTTTGATTCCAATTCAATGCAGGCTCTATATAGTGCAAGTCCAGGGTGTGGTAAAGCGATGAAGCTGCAATTGAAACATGACACAAGCTCAGAAACTTCTCAGTGACAACTGCATAAGCTAATAATCAAAAACCATACACCAAACAATTCTGGTTGAACTATAATTTTAACCTTCTTATGTATCCCCTGGGGTTAAGAATATCTAGCTCATTATGAAATGACCTACAGTTTATACATCTCTCTAGCATGTAGTACTCCATCCTTTTGAAGAACAAAATGCACAATAGCAGCAGAGAGGGAAAATCCTTGTTCATTGCCGCCATCTTTTGTCAATGATCTAACAGAAATCTCAACTAACTTGTCAAAGTAATGTTTTTGATTTGCAAAGAATTTAAGGGCCTGTAATATTAAAAGAAAATGTTAAAATTGTCCTCCACAAAATAGTCATAATCAGAGTACAGAAGAGAGGGAAAAGTTGAAAGGTATAGACACCATACCAATAACCACAGGTTCTCAGCTTCTGATATGGACACTCTTGTCAAAACATCTTTAAGAAGTTCAAAGATGGACAGTAGGTCAGCTTTACTCGGTGAAATGGAATCCCTTGTAAAGTGTCTAATACCTACAGAGACTCTTAATAGCCATAACTTCATTGAATTTGAAAATATTCCACAACAAAGATTTTCTGCCAGTTTCTGGGCTTCCTCCAGTCTTCAAAGTTGCAGAAGAAATGAAATATGCTGACAAGCAAGAACCTCATCAATATACCCCATTGTTTTAACCTTTTCGTAAGCCCTCAAAAGAAGAGGAATATAACCAGCAGATGGACTAGCTAACCCAGAAGGCTTGTTTTCTAGTTTTAGAAGATTGACAACACCATTCAAAAATTTCCCATACTGGTGGAGCATTATGGCCGTAGGTAAAATTTCTATAGCCTCCTCGTAAACCTAATGCAAGGATTTCATGAAACAATTACAGGCACATAAGTCAAATACAATCAGAAAATGCATGAGTTTATGTTAGATACATGTCAGCATAGATACTGAACTATTAGTCAAATGAACACCACATAAATGAAGTTGCTAGTTTAGGATGTAAGCAGTTTTAAGCAGTTTAAATGCATCTATACCTGAACTGCATTTTCTATCTGAGAAAGTGTGACATCTTCACCAATATCTTCCCTACTTGCAGGATATATTCAAGTCTTGCAAGCCAATCCCAATACTCTGGTTTCTGTTGAGAAGGCTCTCTTCATATCACTCAGTATTTCCTTACATATTGCTTCCGAATTAACCAAGTCAGTTGCTTCCAGGATCTCCAAAAAACGTTTTCTCAGACTAAAACTAGAGGGAAGAGCTTCTACTGCTCCAGCATATTAAGAGCCATATATGCTAAAACCTTGCTCTTGAAACTTACTAATTTTCTTTATTGACTTTTCATTTTCATCATCTGACCTTTCATTATTTTCTCCTTCGTCATTAAGGGACATGAGTAAGTCTTTGTTCTCATCTCTCCACTGTTTCTTATCCAAACTTTTCTGATCACGGGCAAAAGTGCCCTCATCCTCTCCAAGAGCAACCTTCCGAGCCTTTAATTTATTGAGGAATGTGAGTTCCATGCGAAGATACTCTATCCAGAAAATATACTCTATCCAGAGGTCTTCTGAAGTTGCGCAAACTCTTAACCCATTTTGCATGATAGCACGGGCAGCTTCAACGTTCAAATTATGGTCAAATTCCCAAGCTGCAGCATAGATCCAGATACCAGGGACCTTTGGGTGAAATTTGATTGCATCAGCCAGGACCTGCAGAAAGACATTCCTCTTTCAGCAATTTCAGACTTTAATGCAACaggtaaaaaatatatatatctgaaaacacaattatatgtaaatgatcatagattgtaataggagagtgCAATTAGCACCAAATGCACTTCAGTTGTTCTTACAATGCAGTAATGAAGTCTAGAAATAAATTAACACCATAAATAAGAAACAGGAACCATTCTAGGGGTGTGAGTATTACCTTCTTCATTCTACCATTCCTTCGCTGTCGACAGAACTCAAGGTACCGAAACCAGAGCTCAATATCTCCCTTAAACCTCATGAGTCATGACTGCTAGCCTATAAATATCAACAATCCCCATGATACCAGCAAAGTCTGAAACtgacttcttcatcttcttcatgatCTTAAGGCCCTGCTTTTGCAGCTCATGATCCAACATAAGAACGATTAGACGATCCAACGATCACATCCCTAATAATTCCCATGCTGCATACCATTACATTTTGTAAGACTTGAGCCTTACACCTTGCCTTAATTCCCTTGCGCCTCCCCTAGGCTTCACAACCTCAGTCATCACATTCTCAGCAGAAATCTCCTTCACAGCTTCACAAACAGCATGCACAATCATTTTCTTCACCTCTAGCTTGTCCTCACTGGCTCTGTGGTTTGTCGGAAGTGTGCGAAACTCTTCCGTCAAACGAAAGCACTCACCCACATTCTCAGGGGAAACAAAGTCCAGTGCAACTTTGATACAAGACTTCAAGTTCCTCACCTGATGAGGACAACCTGCAGGAATGAAAACAGCATCTCCAAGTTTTTGGACAAATGTCCACGGCTCGATACCGAATTCCTCCTTGAGCTTCCTCTTGTGCTCCACAGTGAGATAAACAGTCTGATCATGTATAGCATGAGTAACACGCTGCAAAGGATTACAGAGCACATGCATAAATTCATTGACGTGCTTGTGGATGTATTTCTCCAGCAGCGGAACATCCTGAATCCGGAAAATGTCCCATAAGGCACCTCCATCCTCACATACTTCAGCTGATTCTTGCTGAGGCCCACTTTCATTTCCAGCAATTGTGTGACAATTCCCAAATATCTCTCTTTCGTCTTGCTCCCTGTGCTTTTTCTTCAACTTCTCTATAGTTGCCAGTTGTTCAGTTGTAAGGGCCACTTCAGCTGTATGTGTCAGAATATTAACCGCATCAGACATATTGCAGTGAAGCTTGGTTACAGAATCTCCCCGTCCAAGCTCCTGTGCAAAACCATAGGCAATATATGTTTTTGGACCCATGTCCGGCTTTACTGAGGTAGGTGGCAAGTAGATAGCAAGGTTCAGATTTCCCTTGTTGGGGTGAGTATACTCCTTGAAAGGCAGACAACATAAAAATTCCTTAACATGCCGGGGAAGCCGATTGTGAAACTCGGTAGATGATGGGAAGTCATTGAGCTTGAGATTCTGAGGCCATCCTGTCTTATAATACCGTCCGTTGGAATATCCACTAAAGAAATGGAGGATGTTGATTTCTATAAAACACCAATCCCAGCAATCAATGGCGTGGACTGTCAATTCACTATCATGCTTGATCTTCTTTATCTTTCTAAATGCCCGCCACATGACAGATGGTTCCCAGCTTAAACCTGATCCATTTTCAAGTGCATTGCTAACGATCACAGGCTCACCCCTCATCCAATGCCACTGAAAATGCCCAAAATCCTTATCTTGGATTTGTCCAACCCTTGGACAGAACAAGTAGTTATCATCAGAACCATCTCTAGAAGCTGCTTTCCTTAACTTAGAGCAGCTGCTACTTGAGCTAACGGCATCATCCACAGGTTTAACACATGAACACTTGTGTGCAGGTGTTTCACTACTAGCACGCAAATGACTGTAACTTTCATCTATTTTTCCTGCTTTCTCTACCAATTCTATGACATGATTCTGAGAAAATTTGCATTTCAATTCTAATTTATGCTTACCACAGCATTTCATATGTGTCCAGAGAATGCTTCCATCTTCACTTGCTCTCCACTCAAATGTGGACACTTGAGCTTTCTCCTCCATCCCTCTCTTCTTCCACCTGCCATCTCGAATCTCCCGGCAGCAACTGAGGCACAGATCATACTCACACTCAGGACAACTCCTATGAAAATCAAAAATCGAAGTGCTGCAGTTGTTGCAGTACATACGCTCATCTTCACCGCAATTAGCCTTCTCCACCTTGAGCTCCGAAACATCACGTAATCCCTGCCTCTTAGCCTCGATCAGCATCTCAATCACCTGCTCATCCCTAATCCTCTTCAAATAGGGAAGCAGCTGATGAACCAAGTACTTACAGTGCTCCAGCTTGGTACCCTTGTCGATTTTCAGGTCTAGATTCTGCAAACGCCTGACAGGCACATCCAATCGAAGGCAGGCTGTGCAGTTGCAGTTGCCGCGGCACACAGGACAAGCCTTAGCAATGGCTTCCTCTGATGTGTTGGGATACCATCTCTGTATGCAAGGAATACAATACCTCTTCCTCGCACACCTTGTGCACCACACCACTCTTCCCTTAACATTTCTCTGACACTGATGGCAAATTGTCGACACGTCCAAGGGAGCCCCTGCCCTCTTTGCCTTCAGAGCCCTTGCCCTCTTGGCCTTCACATCCCTTGCCCTCTTTGCCTTCACATCCCTTGCCCTCTTTACCTTCACATTCTCACCAGAAATCTCCTTAATAGCTTCACAAACAGCATGCACAATCATTTTCTTCACCTCCAGCTTGTCCTCACTGGCGCTGTGGTTTGTCGGAAGTGTGCGAAACTCTTCCGTCAAATGAAAGCACTCACCCACATTCTCAGGGGAAACAAAGTCCAGTGCAACTTTGATACAAGACTTCAAGTTCCTCACCTGATGAGGACAACCTGCAGGAATGAAAACAGCATCTCCAAGTTTTTGGACAAATGTCCACGGCTCGATACCGAATTCCTCCTTGAGCTTCCTCTTGTGTTCCACAGTGAGATAGACAGTCTGATCATGTATAGCATGAGTAACATGCTGCAAAGGATTACCAAGTACATGCATAAATTCATTGACGTGGTTGTGGATGTATTTCTCCAGCTGCGGAACATCCTGGATCCGGAAAATGTCCCATAAGGCACCTCCATCCTCACATACTTCAGCTGACTCTTCCTGAGGCCCACTTCCATTTCCAGCACTTGTGTGACAATTCCCAAATATCTCTCTTTCGTTTTGCTCCCTATACTTTCTCTTCAACTTCTCTATAGCTGACTCTTGCTGAGGCCCACTTCCATTTCCAGCACTTGTGTGACAATCCCCAAATATCTCTCTTTCGTTTTGCTCCCTGTGCTTTTTCTTCAACTTCTCTATAGTTGCAAGTTGTTCAGTTGTAAGGGCCACTTCAGCTGTATGTGTCAGAATATTAACCGCATCAGACATATTGCAGTGAAGCTTGGTTACGGAATCTCCCTGTCCAAGCTCCTGTGCAAAACCATAGGCAATATATGTTTTTGGACCCATGTCCGGCTTTACTGAGGTAGGTGGCAAGTAGGTAGCAAGGTTCAAAGTTCCCTTGTTGGGGTGAGTATACTCCTTGAGAGGCAGACAACATAAAAATTCCTTACAATGCCGGGGAAGACGTTTGTAAAACTCAGCAGATGATGGGAAGTCAATGAGCTTGAGATTCTGAGGCCATCCTGTCTTATAAGACCGTCCGTTGGAATATCCACTAAAGAAATGGAGGATGTTGATTTCTATAAAACACCAATCCCAGCAATCAATGGCGTGGAATGTCAATTCACTATCATTCTTGACTTTCTCTATCTGTCTAAATGCCCGCCACATGACAGATGGTTCCCAGCTTAAACCTGATCCATTTTCAAGTGCATTGCTAACGATCACAGGCTCGCCCCTCTTCCAATGCCACTGAAAATGCCCAAAATCCTTATCTTGGATTTGTCCAACCCTTGGACAGAACAAGTAGTCACTATCAGAAGCAACTCTAGAAGCTGCTTTCCTTAACTTACAGCTGCTGCTACTTGAGCTAACGGCATCATCCACAGGTTTAACACATGAACACTTATATGCACATGTTTCACTACGATCAGGTAAAAAATTGTAACTTGCATCTATTTCTCCTGCTTTCTCTACCAATTCCATAACATGATTCTGAGAAAAAATGCATCTCAATTCTAAATTATGCTTACCACAACCTTTCATGTGTGTTGGGGGGCAGAGAATGCTTCCATCTTCACTTGCTCTCCATTTCCACTCAAATGTGGACGCTTGAGCTCTCTTGTTCCACTTGCCATCTCGAATCTCCCGGCAGCAACCGAGGCACAGATCATACTCACATCCGGGACAAGTCCTATGAAAATCAAAAATCGAAGTGCTGCAGCTGTTGCAGTACATACGCACTCCGTCACCGCAATTAGCCTTGTCCACCTTGAGCTCCGAAAGGTCACGTAACCCCTGCCTCTTGGCTTCCACCACCATCTCACTCACCTGCTCATCCCTAATCATCTTCAAATACGGAAGCAGCTGATGAACCAAATACTTAGAGTGCTCCAGCTTGGTCTCCTCATCGATTTTCGGGTCTCGATTCTCGAAACGCACATCCAATCGAAGGCAGGCTGTGCAGTTGCAGTTGCCGCGGCACACAGGACATGCCTCAGCTATGGCTTCCTGTGAGGTGTTGGGATACCATCTCCGTATGCAAGGGAGACAATACCTATTTCGCTTACCTCTTTCGGGACACCTTGTGCACCGCACCGCTCTTCGCTTACAATTTCGCTTACATTGATGGCAACATTTCCCCACGTCCAAGGGAGCCCTTGTGCACCAATTTGCCGCCCTTGCCTCTCCTTCATTTTGATTTCCCAAAATACCCTCGCATCCTGTCCTCCGCCGCTTCCTCCCCCAGGGAACAAGCTTTGGCGCTGCTGGCTCCACGTCTTCCCCAATTGTTCCGTCGTCGTTCTGAATTCCCAAAATACCCTCGGCCTGCTTCTCCACCACACCACCGCCGTTCGGCCGCTTTGTGCCTCGGGGCCTCAATCTCGCCGCCGTGGCCTGGAATTCCATTCAATCTGATTCACTGCTGCCGGAAGCAACACTCGAATTGGCAAtctacttctttctctctctttaacATTATTGTCTTTCGActaattttaaaatttatattattttttttataaataaaacaTAATTTAAATCTATACTAGAACTCACCCTGGTGTGAATTTACGTAAATATTTTTATATTATAAGTTAattcaatatataagaaatgTTACGATAAATAGCAACAGTacgaaaaaaaagaataatatattcaaaaatgaaaatatcaACCCTCCTGGAATATATTTAGCTACATCATCTTTTGATGTAAATTCCTCACTCTTAAATTAGTTTGTATGGAGTAGGGTTTTTCTGTAATGctgttattttgtttttctgggcAGCAGGTATTCAATGTATAGGGAAaggtgagttttttttttatatatataattaagttACTTTTATACGAATTTTAATGTTTTAAGTATAGTAAAACTGTAGAAAGAAGGTAATGTGCTTAACTCACGAAGAAATACGATGGTCAAGCGAGACAAAAGCAAATACTGAGCAAACTTACAGTTCTCCGAAATTTTTACTAGCTAGGATTTACTCCAAGGCAGCCATCTTTGACAAAATTTCAACATCATCACTACCCTAGTTAGTAATTTTTCGTATTATATGCGAATAAAACATGTACTTacgtttttttaaaaaatactTTCATATTTCGTATTTTTAAAAAGAACTCGTTAAATTTCCCGTacttttgaagccaaaaataTTATACACGTACTATACACgatttttaggttttttt encodes the following:
- the LOC133743641 gene encoding uncharacterized protein LOC133743641 isoform X1 — translated: MEFQATAARLRPRGTKRPNGGGVVEKQAEGILGIQNDDGTIGEDVEPAAPKLVPWGRKRRRTGCEGILGNQNEGEARAANWCTRAPLDVGKCCHQCKRNCKRRAVRCTRCPERGKRNRYCLPCIRRWYPNTSQEAIAEACPVCRGNCNCTACLRLDVRFENRDPKIDEETKLEHSKYLVHQLLPYLKMIRDEQVSEMVVEAKRQGLRDLSELKVDKANCGDGVRMYCNSCSTSIFDFHRTCPGCEYDLCLGCCREIRDGKWNKRAQASTFEWKWRASEDGSILCPPTHMKGCGKHNLELRCIFSQNHVMELVEKAGEIDASYNFLPDRSETCAYKCSCVKPVDDAVSSSSSSCKLRKAASRVASDSDYLFCPRVGQIQDKDFGHFQWHWKRGEPVIVSNALENGSGLSWEPSVMWRAFRQIEKVKNDSELTFHAIDCWDWCFIEINILHFFSGYSNGRSYKTGWPQNLKLIDFPSSAEFYKRLPRHCKEFLCCLPLKEYTHPNKGTLNLATYLPPTSVKPDMGPKTYIAYGFAQELGQGDSVTKLHCNMSDAVNILTHTAEVALTTEQLATIEKLKKKHREQNEREIFGDCHTSAGNGSGPQQESAIEKLKRKYREQNEREIFGNCHTSAGNGSGPQEESAEVCEDGGALWDIFRIQDVPQLEKYIHNHVNEFMHVLGNPLQHVTHAIHDQTVYLTVEHKRKLKEEFGIEPWTFVQKLGDAVFIPAGCPHQVRNLKSCIKVALDFVSPENVGECFHLTEEFRTLPTNHSASEDKLEVKKMIVHAVCEAIKEISGENVKVKRARDVKAKRARDVKAKRARALKAKRAGAPLDVSTICHQCQRNVKGRVVWCTRCARKRYCIPCIQRWYPNTSEEAIAKACPVCRGNCNCTACLRLDVPVRRLQNLDLKIDKGTKLEHCKYLVHQLLPYLKRIRDEQVIEMLIEAKRQGLRDVSELKVEKANCGEDERMYCNNCSTSIFDFHRSCPECEYDLCLSCCREIRDGRWKKRGMEEKAQVSTFEWRASEDGSILWTHMKCCGKHKLELKCKFSQNHVIELVEKAGKIDESYSHLRASSETPAHKCSCVKPVDDAVSSSSSCSKLRKAASRDGSDDNYLFCPRVGQIQDKDFGHFQWHWMRGEPVIVSNALENGSGLSWEPSVMWRAFRKIKKIKHDSELTVHAIDCWDWCFIEINILHFFSGYSNGRYYKTGWPQNLKLNDFPSSTEFHNRLPRHVKEFLCCLPFKEYTHPNKGNLNLAIYLPPTSVKPDMGPKTYIAYGFAQELGRGDSVTKLHCNMSDAVNILTHTAEVALTTEQLATIEKLKKKHREQDEREIFGNCHTIAGNESGPQQESAEVCEDGGALWDIFRIQDVPLLEKYIHKHVNEFMHVLCNPLQRVTHAIHDQTVYLTVEHKRKLKEEFGIEPWTFVQKLGDAVFIPAGCPHQVRNLKSCIKVALDFVSPENVGECFRLTEEFRTLPTNHRASEDKLEVKKMIVHAVCEAVKEISAENVMTEVVKPRGGARELRQGVRLKSYKM
- the LOC133743641 gene encoding uncharacterized protein LOC133743641 isoform X2, which produces MEFQATAARLRPRGTKRPNGGGVVEKQAEGILGIQNDDGTIGEDVEPAAPKLVPWGRKRRRTGCEGILGNQNEGEANCLPCIRRWYPNTSQEAIAEACPVCRGNCNCTACLRLDVRFENRDPKIDEETKLEHSKYLVHQLLPYLKMIRDEQVSEMVVEAKRQGLRDLSELKVDKANCGDGVRMYCNSCSTSIFDFHRTCPGCEYDLCLGCCREIRDGKWNKRAQASTFEWKWRASEDGSILCPPTHMKGCGKHNLELRCIFSQNHVMELVEKAGEIDASYNFLPDRSETCAYKCSCVKPVDDAVSSSSSSCKLRKAASRVASDSDYLFCPRVGQIQDKDFGHFQWHWKRGEPVIVSNALENGSGLSWEPSVMWRAFRQIEKVKNDSELTFHAIDCWDWCFIEINILHFFSGYSNGRSYKTGWPQNLKLIDFPSSAEFYKRLPRHCKEFLCCLPLKEYTHPNKGTLNLATYLPPTSVKPDMGPKTYIAYGFAQELGQGDSVTKLHCNMSDAVNILTHTAEVALTTEQLATIEKLKKKHREQNEREIFGDCHTSAGNGSGPQQESAIEKLKRKYREQNEREIFGNCHTSAGNGSGPQEESAEVCEDGGALWDIFRIQDVPQLEKYIHNHVNEFMHVLGNPLQHVTHAIHDQTVYLTVEHKRKLKEEFGIEPWTFVQKLGDAVFIPAGCPHQVRNLKSCIKVALDFVSPENVGECFHLTEEFRTLPTNHSASEDKLEVKKMIVHAVCEAIKEISGENVKVKRARDVKAKRARDVKAKRARALKAKRAGAPLDVSTICHQCQRNVKGRVVWCTRCARKRYCIPCIQRWYPNTSEEAIAKACPVCRGNCNCTACLRLDVPVRRLQNLDLKIDKGTKLEHCKYLVHQLLPYLKRIRDEQVIEMLIEAKRQGLRDVSELKVEKANCGEDERMYCNNCSTSIFDFHRSCPECEYDLCLSCCREIRDGRWKKRGMEEKAQVSTFEWRASEDGSILWTHMKCCGKHKLELKCKFSQNHVIELVEKAGKIDESYSHLRASSETPAHKCSCVKPVDDAVSSSSSCSKLRKAASRDGSDDNYLFCPRVGQIQDKDFGHFQWHWMRGEPVIVSNALENGSGLSWEPSVMWRAFRKIKKIKHDSELTVHAIDCWDWCFIEINILHFFSGYSNGRYYKTGWPQNLKLNDFPSSTEFHNRLPRHVKEFLCCLPFKEYTHPNKGNLNLAIYLPPTSVKPDMGPKTYIAYGFAQELGRGDSVTKLHCNMSDAVNILTHTAEVALTTEQLATIEKLKKKHREQDEREIFGNCHTIAGNESGPQQESAEVCEDGGALWDIFRIQDVPLLEKYIHKHVNEFMHVLCNPLQRVTHAIHDQTVYLTVEHKRKLKEEFGIEPWTFVQKLGDAVFIPAGCPHQVRNLKSCIKVALDFVSPENVGECFRLTEEFRTLPTNHRASEDKLEVKKMIVHAVCEAVKEISAENVMTEVVKPRGGARELRQGVRLKSYKM
- the LOC133743643 gene encoding uncharacterized protein LOC133743643; the encoded protein is MAAMNKDFPSLLLLCILFFKRMEYYMLERCINCRSFHNELDILNPRGYIRSFIALPHPGLALYRACIELESNLASISDKDSLVNARKLYESALKTYDQDLSLWRDYYLMETKMGTSETASAVHWHAHKILKDTTALVTPDL